The Oncorhynchus tshawytscha isolate Ot180627B linkage group LG12, Otsh_v2.0, whole genome shotgun sequence genome includes a window with the following:
- the ela3l gene encoding elastase 3 like: MIPIVLASVLIASAFGCGTPPIEPLTTRVVNGVDAKPHSWPWQISLQYERDGEWRHTCGGSLIATNWVMTAAHCINLNLSYRVFVGKHNLVETEEGSQAIIPEKLVVHEKWNPIFVAFGNDIALIKLSEHVTLTDHVQLGCIPAAGTVLDNQYPCYITGWGRVYTGGPIADNLQQALMPVVDHATCSKPDWWGIALRTTMVCAGGDGNVAGCNGDSGGPLNCKNPEGVWEVHGIASFVSGLGCNYAKKPTVFTRVSNFNDWIDQAMMSN, encoded by the exons ATGATTCCCATTGTTCTGGCCTCAGTGCTCATCGCTAGCG CCTTCGGGTGCGGCACCCCTCCTATTGAGCCTCTGACCACCCGTGTGGTCAATGGAGTCGACGCCAAGCCTCACAGCTGGCCCTGGCAG ATCTCTCTGCAGTATGAGAGGGACGGTGAGTGGAGACACACCTGTGGAGGATCTCTGATTGCCACCAACTGGGTCATGACCGCTGCGCACTGTATCAA CCTCAACCTGTCCTACAGAGTGTTCGTTGGCAAGCACAACCTGGTTGAGACTGAGGAAGGCTCCCAGGCCATCATCCCTGAGAAGCTTGTTGTCCATGAGAAGTGGAACCCCATCTTTGTGGCCTTCGG AAATGACATTGCCCTGATCAAGTTGTCTGAGCATGTGACCCTGACTGACCATGTGCAGCTTGGCTGTATCCCTGCTGCTGGCACTGTGCTGGACAACCAGTACCCCTGTTACATCACTGGCTGGGGAAGGGTCtaca ccgGAGGCCCCATTGCTGATAACCTGCAGCAGGCTCTGATGCCTGTGGTGGACCATGCCACCTGCTCCAAGCCCGACTGGTGGGGAATTGCTCTCAGGACCACCATGGTGTGTGCCGGAGGAGATGGCAATGTCGCTGGCTGTAAC GGTGACTCTGGTGGGCCCCTGAACTGCAAGAACCCAGAGGGAGTATGGGAGGTCCATGGTATTGCCAGCTTTGTTTCTGGTCTGGGCTGCAACTACGCGAAGAAGCCCACCGTCTTCACCCGCGTCTCCAACTTCAATGACTGGATCGACCAG GCTATGATGAGCAACTAA